In Rariglobus hedericola, the DNA window CGACTGGCTCGGACCGGTCATCGCCACGGAGCCAGTGATCCTCTGCGGTGATTTTAATCTCTCGCCGGGCAGTGCGCCTTACGGTCTGGCCGCTTCAAAGCTGCGCGATGTGCAGGCCGCCCGCAGCGGTCACCGTCCGCGGAGCACGTTCAGTTCCACGAAACCGTTTATGCGCATCGATCACATTTTCGTTTCGGCCCATTTCGAAACCGAGCGCGCTTTCGTGCCGCGCAACGATCTTACGCGACTGGCTTCGGACCATCTGCCCCTGCTGGCTGATCTTTCATTTTCTTCTGCAGGCGACGGAACGACCACGCGCACGTAAGCCCGATCGCGATCGAATACAGACCGAAACCCGCGAGTTTCATCGGCGTGAGATCGGCACTCTCATGGCCAAAGATGACGCCGACGATCGAGCGCACCACGTGCAGCGGAAAGCTCCATAATAGATACGTGCCTAGTGGCACGCCGACCAGCGGCAGCACATAATTCTGCGCAAAATACGGGGCGCCCGGCAGGAGCATCGTGAATTGCGTGAGCGGCGCGTGTGCAGCCTTGGGCAGACGCTTGCGCAGAGGCTCGACCCAGCGCGCGAAGAACGACGGCGCCGCTTTCACGAGCGCATAGCTCGCGAGCAATTGGATGAAGATCGAGACTGTGGTGAGCGCGAGTCCGAGTCCCGTGCCGAAGCGCACGCCGGCCGCCACGTGCAGCACGCTCACCGGAAAACCAAACATGGGCAGCACCGTCATCACTACGAACACCGCGAAGCCGTTCATGCGCTGCGCGTAATCATGGACCGCCTGCATATCGATCAACCGGTAGAGAAAAACCAAGCCGACGCAGGCCGCCAACGCAAAGGCGAGCAACGTCCATTGCTTGGGCGTGATCCGACGCAGAAAAGAAACAACCATGCTTCGTCAGACCCGCTGGCAACCAAACGGTTCAGACTGTTCGAGTTTGGTTAAACCTGCTCCGCGCGCGCCTGCACCTGACGCCAGATCGCCAGCAGTTCTTCAAAGTCGTCCTCACGGTGGCTGCTATCGACCACGAAGTCGAATTTGCCGATTTCCAGCAACTCGCGCTCGGCGGTTTCCATGCGGTGCGCGATTTCGGCCTCGGTCTCACCGCGACCCGTGAGCCGCACGCGCAGCTCGGGAATCGGGACATTGATGAACACCGAGCCCATGCGTTGCGAAAGCAGCGGGTTGGCCTTGGCGGCCTGGCGGAAGCTGTCCACACCCTGCACATCGACATTGATGATCAGGCTGCGGCCGGCCGCCAGCGGATCGAGCACCGACGACGCCAGCGTGCCGTAACGGTTGCCGGTTTTGTGAACCCACGCCCATTCGAGGAACTCGCCCGCGGCGACTTTGGCATCGAACACGTCGGATGATAAAAAGTGATAATGCACACCATCGACTTCGCCCGGACGCGGCGCACGGGTCGTCGTGGTGACGATGCGCTCAAACCCGGGAACTTCGGCGACCATGCGCTCGCACAGGGTGGTTTTTCCAGAACCGGCGGGACCGGCGAGAACAAGAAGAACGGGAGTCATCAGGGTAACAAAAAATCAGTAGGTGAACGCCACGCCGGCCAGCAACAAACCGTAAGCCGCCAGCACCCCGCCGAGAATACGGGCACGGCCCGGCGTGCGATAAAGCCAGTCGAAGAAATCACGCAGGCGGAACGGCGACACCGCGAGATAGAGCGCGGCGAGGATCGCCACATAAAGCGCCGAAACCATCAGGAGCCGCTGAGGAACTTCATAACGACCGTAAGCCGACATGAGCAGCGGCCACGAACCGACCAGCGTCACCACGCTCAAGCCGCGCACCGCGAGAAACTCCGGCAGATAAAAAAACGCCGCCAACGCCAGCCCGCCGAAAATGAACACAAACGGAGTCGGCGTGGAGAACCCGATCACGTCGGCCGTGGACATGTTGGCCACGTTATAAACGAACCACGCCGCGCCGCCGCCGAAGAAAATCACCGTGGCGATCTGCGAGCGCGGGAACGCCTTGAACATCGACTTGATCGCGGAATTGCTCACGAGAAAGAGCGCGCCCAGCGAGAGCAGGATCAGGCCGGTGACGAGGGTGGCGAGGGTGAGGGACATGAAGAAAGTTGAGAGCGGAGAGTCTAGAACTGTGAGCCGGCAGAAGTCATCAAACCCGACGAAGACGGAATATGGTTTTGGCCGTCAGCCTCGAGGCCATCGACGCCGGCCAACTGCAGTTCGCCGTAAAGTGTGCTCACACTGGCGCGATCGATCTTAAGCGGCACGAGCTGTCCGATCAGTCGCGGATTCGCATCGAAGATCGCCACGCGATTACCGCGGGTGCGACCGGTAAAACGCTTGCCGGTTTTGTCCGGACCCTCAACCAGCACTTCTTCCACCGTGCCGAGCAATGCGGCGTTACGGCGCTCGGAGTTTTTCTTAAGGATATCGAGGAGCACCTGGTTGCGATGCTCCTTCACCTCGTCAGGGATCTGGTCGCCCATGTCCGCCGCCGGCGTGCCGCTGCGGATGGAATACTTGAAGACGTAGGCCATGTCGTAGTTGCACGCCTCGAACAACTCGCGCGTCTGCTCGAACTCCTCGTCGGTCTCGCCGGGGAAACCCACGATGATATCCGTCGAGAAATACATGTCGGGTCGCACCGCGCGCAGGGAATCGACGATCTCCTTGTAGCGCTCGCGCGAATACGGGCGGTTCATAGCCTTCAGGATGCGGTTGCTCCCGCTCTGCATCGGCAGGTGCACGTATTCGCAGAGCTTGGACAAACGCCCGTAGGCTGCGGCGAGGTCTTCCTTGAAGCCACGCGGATGCGGCGAAGTGAACCGGATGCGCTCGATGCCTTCGATTTCGTGGACGCGCTCAAGCAACTGCACGAACGGCGAGATGCCGTTGGTGTGCGCATAATCGCGGCGTCCGTAGCTGGTGACGATCTGGCCGAGGAGGGTGATCTCCTTCACGCCGCGCGCCGCGAGGGTGCGGCACTCGGTCACGATGTCATCCATCGGACGCGAGCGTTCGTCGCCGCGCGTCTTCGGGACGATGCAGAACGCGCAATCCATGTTGCAGCCCTGCTGGATGGAGACGAAGGCGTTGACCTGGGGCACGAGGTCGGCCGCGCCGCCGGAACCTTCGACCGATTCGGGCGAAAGATGGTCTTTGATCGTGTTCTGCGAACCGGCCTCCTCGCCGATGTCGATGATCGTCTCGCCGATGGGCACTCCGGCCTCGCGGGCGGCGCGGAGGTTGTCGAGGTAATCGGGAACCTGGTGAAATTTTTGGGTGCCAACGATGAGGTCCACGTCGGGCAGTTTATCCAGCAGCTCGGCGCCACGGTTTTGCGCCATGCAGCCGAGAATACCCAACACGAAGTCGGGGTTTTTCTTTTTGCGATGAGTGATGTTGGCGGCCTTGCCGATCGCCTTCTGCTCGGCGGCGTCGCGCACGGAGCAGGTGTTGAGGAGCATCACATCGCACTCATCCTCGGAACCGACGATCCGGTAGCCGCGGGCACGCAGCATCGCCGCGACCGCTTCGCTGTCGCGTTCGTTCATCTGACACCCGTAGGTTTTGATGTGCACCCGGTTCATCTGCAGGACCGGTCTAATTAAACGCCCCCTCCCGAGGGTCAAACGGGAAAGCTCCCTCCTCCCCTCGCACCCCGGTGCAACCCGTTCGCCGTTCTCCTGTCCAAACCACCATGTCGCTCCGCTTCCTGTGCTTACCCTTGCTCGCCACCACCTTGCTGGCCGAAACACCCGCGCCCACGCCCACTCCGGCCCCGACGGCGGACTCCGAGGATTTGTTCACGCTCGGGCAGTCGCTGTTCGAAGCGTATGCCCCGCCCGAGATTAAAAAGGACTTAGCCTTCCCCACTCGCGCACAATGGGACGAATTTGCCGCGCGCCTCGAAAAGACCCGCGCAACCGGCTCGCTCGCCGAACTCGCCGCTTACGAGACCGAAGCGCGCACCGCCCTCCTCGCCCTGCGCGCTCTGCCCGAATACAAAGACTATGCCGACTGGCTCGAAGAGCGTATCGACGAAATCGTGGTGGCCAAAAAAGCAATCGCCCCGCCCGTGACGCCTCAACCCACGCCGACACCCGTGCCGCAGCCCGGCCCCGTGACCCCGGTGCCCGTCGTCCCCAAATCTACGAACTCGGACATCCCGCTGTATGATTTATGGGTGGAGCGCCTGCGCGACCGCCCGCGCCCCGCCCGCGCCGACGAGTTTTTGCCCGACCTCAAAAAAATCTTCGCCGACGAAGGTCTGCCCGCTGATCTCGCCTGGATTCCCGAGGTCGAATCGATGTTCAACCCCCGCGCCAAAAGCCCCGCCGGCGCCCAAGGTTTGTTTCAACTCATGCCCGTCACCGCCAAGGCGCAGGGCTTGAGCCTGCTGCCTTTCGACGAGCGCAACGATCCCGAGAAAAGCGCGCGCGCCGCCGCCACGTTGCTCCGCCGCTTGCACGGGATGTTCGATTCGTGGCCGCTCGCGCTCGCCGCTTACAACGCCGGCGAAGGTCGCGTGCGTCGCACCCTCAAGGCCGAAGACGCCAAGACGTTTGCCGAGATTGCCGACGCCCTGCCCACGGAAACACGCCTCTACGTTCCAAAAGTCCTCGCCACGTTGGCCATCCGCGAAGGCCTCGATCCCGCCAGGCTCGCCGCGCCTTCCGCTCGCTAAGGAATCCGCATAAAATCTGTAAAATCCGTCCCCTCGACGGATTTGCAGACGAAAAGCGTCGCGACAATTCAGGGACCGTCTTCGTTGTGGGCATGGGTTTCATGGATCGTCTCATCGGCCGAAGCGCCCCGCCTGCCCCCGCAGGCGTATTTCCGTCACTGGCCTTGGATGCCACGCTGCCGACCGAAACGTCGGGCGCGGAAACCGTTTCGCTCGTCAGCATCGCCAAACCGGTGTGGGCCTACGGCGTGGAAACAACCCCCGGCCTCCTTCCGCCCAAGGCCCCGGCTGCGCGGCGCATTGCCTTCACCCAGCTCGCCACTCCGGG includes these proteins:
- a CDS encoding TVP38/TMEM64 family protein yields the protein MVVSFLRRITPKQWTLLAFALAACVGLVFLYRLIDMQAVHDYAQRMNGFAVFVVMTVLPMFGFPVSVLHVAAGVRFGTGLGLALTTVSIFIQLLASYALVKAAPSFFARWVEPLRKRLPKAAHAPLTQFTMLLPGAPYFAQNYVLPLVGVPLGTYLLWSFPLHVVRSIVGVIFGHESADLTPMKLAGFGLYSIAIGLTCAWSFRRLQKKMKDQPAGADGPKPVA
- a CDS encoding guanylate kinase; the protein is MTPVLLVLAGPAGSGKTTLCERMVAEVPGFERIVTTTTRAPRPGEVDGVHYHFLSSDVFDAKVAAGEFLEWAWVHKTGNRYGTLASSVLDPLAAGRSLIINVDVQGVDSFRQAAKANPLLSQRMGSVFINVPIPELRVRLTGRGETEAEIAHRMETAERELLEIGKFDFVVDSSHREDDFEELLAIWRQVQARAEQV
- the miaB gene encoding tRNA (N6-isopentenyl adenosine(37)-C2)-methylthiotransferase MiaB — protein: MNRVHIKTYGCQMNERDSEAVAAMLRARGYRIVGSEDECDVMLLNTCSVRDAAEQKAIGKAANITHRKKKNPDFVLGILGCMAQNRGAELLDKLPDVDLIVGTQKFHQVPDYLDNLRAAREAGVPIGETIIDIGEEAGSQNTIKDHLSPESVEGSGGAADLVPQVNAFVSIQQGCNMDCAFCIVPKTRGDERSRPMDDIVTECRTLAARGVKEITLLGQIVTSYGRRDYAHTNGISPFVQLLERVHEIEGIERIRFTSPHPRGFKEDLAAAYGRLSKLCEYVHLPMQSGSNRILKAMNRPYSRERYKEIVDSLRAVRPDMYFSTDIIVGFPGETDEEFEQTRELFEACNYDMAYVFKYSIRSGTPAADMGDQIPDEVKEHRNQVLLDILKKNSERRNAALLGTVEEVLVEGPDKTGKRFTGRTRGNRVAIFDANPRLIGQLVPLKIDRASVSTLYGELQLAGVDGLEADGQNHIPSSSGLMTSAGSQF
- a CDS encoding lytic transglycosylase domain-containing protein, with product MSLRFLCLPLLATTLLAETPAPTPTPAPTADSEDLFTLGQSLFEAYAPPEIKKDLAFPTRAQWDEFAARLEKTRATGSLAELAAYETEARTALLALRALPEYKDYADWLEERIDEIVVAKKAIAPPVTPQPTPTPVPQPGPVTPVPVVPKSTNSDIPLYDLWVERLRDRPRPARADEFLPDLKKIFADEGLPADLAWIPEVESMFNPRAKSPAGAQGLFQLMPVTAKAQGLSLLPFDERNDPEKSARAAATLLRRLHGMFDSWPLALAAYNAGEGRVRRTLKAEDAKTFAEIADALPTETRLYVPKVLATLAIREGLDPARLAAPSAR